A stretch of the Bacillus sp. FJAT-18017 genome encodes the following:
- the mazG gene encoding nucleoside triphosphate pyrophosphohydrolase gives MKKQIEIIGLGSAELDQMQLGVYRKLMNAGRVYLRTKEHPVVRELETEGFRYTAFDDIYEKHDNFEEVYREICHRILEEASTGPVLYAVPGHPLVAEKTVQLLLDASNADQTIQIVFGGGQSFLDALFQALRIDPVEGFQLLDGTELKADDLQVTQHMFISQVYDRFTASDVKLTLMERLPDEYEVYIVTAAGSSDEKVEKVMLYELDRKSEVHNLVTIYVPPLRKDELRWRDFSKLREIIATLRGPSGCPWDKEQTHETLKKYLIEETYETIDAINQGDIDNLVEELGDVLLQVMLHAQIGEDDGYFTINDVIESISSKMIRRHPHVFGDRHASTPEEVVANWEEIKASEKEMVKGGSLLESIPGSYPALIKAYELQKKAARVGFDWKEIGPAFAKVKEELGEFEAELVDKNHLHLAKKEFGDLLFAFVNVSRFLGIHPEEALSETNDKFIRRFQYVEKKVHESGKPFENHSLEQLDAFWDEAKREGL, from the coding sequence ATGAAGAAGCAGATAGAAATTATCGGGCTAGGTTCTGCCGAGCTCGATCAAATGCAGCTTGGCGTTTACAGGAAATTAATGAATGCCGGCAGAGTATACTTGCGGACAAAAGAACACCCAGTTGTCCGTGAGCTGGAAACTGAGGGCTTCCGATACACAGCTTTTGATGATATTTACGAAAAACATGATAATTTTGAAGAGGTATACCGGGAGATTTGTCACAGAATACTGGAAGAGGCAAGTACAGGCCCAGTCCTTTATGCTGTACCGGGACACCCGCTAGTAGCTGAAAAGACGGTTCAACTGCTCTTGGACGCATCGAATGCGGATCAAACCATCCAAATTGTTTTTGGCGGAGGGCAAAGCTTTTTAGATGCGCTTTTTCAAGCACTTCGAATCGACCCTGTCGAGGGATTTCAGCTTTTGGATGGGACGGAGCTGAAGGCAGACGATCTTCAGGTTACCCAGCACATGTTCATCAGTCAGGTATACGATAGATTCACGGCTTCAGACGTCAAACTTACCCTAATGGAAAGACTTCCTGATGAATATGAGGTATATATTGTTACAGCAGCAGGAAGCAGTGACGAGAAAGTTGAAAAAGTAATGCTATATGAACTTGATCGTAAATCAGAGGTTCATAACCTTGTAACCATTTATGTACCGCCTCTCAGGAAGGATGAGTTGAGATGGCGTGATTTTTCGAAGCTTCGAGAAATTATTGCAACGTTAAGGGGACCAAGTGGTTGTCCCTGGGATAAGGAACAAACGCATGAAACTTTGAAGAAGTACTTAATTGAGGAAACGTACGAGACGATTGATGCTATTAATCAAGGTGATATCGATAACCTAGTGGAAGAGCTTGGTGATGTTTTGCTTCAGGTCATGCTCCACGCACAAATAGGAGAGGATGATGGATACTTTACTATCAATGATGTAATTGAATCTATATCTTCAAAAATGATTAGAAGGCATCCGCATGTTTTTGGTGATAGACATGCCAGTACCCCTGAGGAAGTGGTGGCAAACTGGGAGGAAATAAAAGCGAGTGAAAAAGAGATGGTGAAGGGGGGGTCACTACTCGAATCGATTCCTGGTTCTTATCCGGCTCTAATTAAAGCGTACGAACTGCAGAAAAAAGCAGCGAGGGTAGGCTTTGATTGGAAGGAAATAGGGCCCGCATTTGCAAAAGTTAAAGAAGAGCTTGGTGAATTTGAGGCGGAGCTTGTCGATAAGAATCATTTACACCTTGCGAAAAAAGAGTTTGGAGATTTACTCTTTGCCTTTGTAAATGTAAGCAGATTTTTAGGCATTCATCCTGAAGAGGCTCTGTCGGAAACAAATGATAAGTTCATCCGGCGTTTTCAATATGTCGAGAAAAAGGTACATGAAAGTGGAAAACCATTCGAGAACCATTCTCTTGAACAACTAGATGCATTTTGGGATGAAGCAAAAAGAGAAGGGCTTTAA
- a CDS encoding putative polysaccharide biosynthesis protein, giving the protein MGPSNQTKNLFKGAFILTAAALFTKLLSAGYRIPFQNIAGDVGFYIYQQVYPFYGIAMALATTGFPVVLSKLFAEHRNRERQLFAASFLLLQCFGIVCFAILYLGANFIARVMGDEGLAILLKAVAPVFLLFPGISVLRGYFQGRGDMVPTAVSQIGEQSIRVATILVIALLFVQQGYSLYLVGAGAMFGSITGGIIALIILLLLLKNRRTSRRESGKEFFMLRFSEFKQIARLLGLQGMAICISSLLMVFIQLGDALNLYALLVKSGVDPERAKEMKGIFDRGQPLIQLGLTAASTIAFSIVPLIAASKLRREKDFLIGKIRLAVQVTIVIGAGAAAGLWAIVEPANIMLFQNSSGTAVLAVLSIAILFSSYILTASAILQSRGVLLFPAAVILTGFPLKYVLNLILVPRFGTMGAAWATTIALFMMAVTVGLALKDTFKGEILNFSFIKNVIFALGVMIVSLKLFLAGTDFLYHLDSVRTAASLQAVIGCLAGGFLYVWLVIKRGVFRADELALFPFGSKLILLLPEDRRRK; this is encoded by the coding sequence ATGGGGCCGAGTAACCAGACGAAAAATCTATTTAAAGGTGCCTTTATCCTAACGGCAGCTGCACTATTTACCAAACTGTTAAGTGCCGGCTACCGGATTCCTTTTCAGAATATTGCAGGGGATGTAGGTTTTTACATATATCAACAGGTATATCCCTTCTACGGGATTGCCATGGCTCTAGCGACAACAGGGTTTCCAGTTGTGTTATCGAAATTATTTGCAGAACATCGCAATAGGGAACGTCAGCTCTTTGCTGCTTCGTTTTTACTACTGCAGTGCTTTGGTATTGTATGCTTCGCCATCCTTTACCTGGGAGCTAATTTTATTGCTCGTGTAATGGGAGATGAGGGCTTGGCGATATTGCTAAAGGCTGTGGCTCCTGTTTTTTTGCTCTTTCCAGGTATTTCCGTCCTTAGAGGCTACTTCCAGGGAAGAGGAGATATGGTACCAACTGCTGTTTCCCAAATCGGGGAACAAAGTATTCGTGTAGCAACCATCTTGGTAATTGCACTCTTGTTTGTCCAACAAGGCTATTCCTTATACTTAGTTGGAGCGGGAGCGATGTTTGGTTCGATTACTGGAGGTATTATAGCGCTTATTATTTTATTACTTTTGTTAAAAAATAGAAGGACATCCCGTCGGGAAAGCGGGAAGGAATTCTTCATGCTTCGGTTTTCAGAGTTTAAACAAATTGCACGTTTACTTGGGCTTCAGGGCATGGCAATTTGCATTAGCAGTCTCTTGATGGTATTTATTCAGTTAGGCGATGCTTTAAATCTGTATGCACTTCTTGTCAAAAGTGGGGTTGACCCCGAGCGTGCGAAGGAAATGAAAGGAATATTCGATAGGGGACAGCCACTTATCCAGCTAGGCCTCACTGCGGCTTCCACTATTGCATTCTCGATAGTTCCTCTAATTGCCGCTAGCAAGCTTCGGAGGGAAAAGGATTTTTTAATAGGAAAGATTAGACTTGCGGTCCAGGTTACGATTGTAATTGGGGCTGGGGCCGCCGCGGGGCTTTGGGCCATCGTTGAACCAGCTAATATTATGCTGTTTCAGAACAGCAGCGGGACGGCGGTGCTGGCCGTACTGAGTATAGCCATTCTATTCAGTTCGTATATCTTAACCGCATCTGCCATACTGCAAAGCCGCGGGGTCCTGCTATTTCCTGCTGCTGTCATCCTTACAGGATTCCCACTGAAGTATGTCCTGAATTTAATCCTTGTTCCGCGTTTCGGAACCATGGGCGCAGCGTGGGCAACGACAATAGCTTTATTTATGATGGCTGTTACAGTCGGCCTGGCTCTAAAAGATACATTTAAGGGTGAAATATTAAATTTTTCGTTTATAAAAAATGTCATTTTTGCCTTGGGAGTAATGATTGTATCCTTAAAGTTATTTTTGGCGGGAACTGATTTTCTATATCATTTGGATAGCGTTAGAACTGCGGCATCCCTTCAGGCAGTCATAGGCTGTCTAGCAGGTGGTTTTCTTTATGTATGGCTTGTAATCAAGAGGGGGGTTTTTCGCGCTGATGAACTGGCGTTGTTTCCGTTTGGAAGCAAATTGATTTTACTTTTGCCTGAGGATAGGAGAAGGAAATGA
- the spoVT gene encoding stage V sporulation protein T produces the protein MKATGIVRRIDDLGRVVIPKEIRRTLRIREGDPLEIFVDRDGEVILKKYSPISELSDFAKEYAEALYDSLGNPVLICDRDTYIAMAGGSKKDFLNKNISDLVEKTMEDRSSVLVTQQGTIALTDGNEESISSYTIGPIIANGDPIGAVIIFSKEGTLGEVEQKAVETAAGFLARQMEQ, from the coding sequence ATGAAAGCAACTGGTATAGTTCGTCGTATCGATGATTTAGGTCGTGTTGTTATACCGAAGGAAATTCGCAGAACCCTTCGTATTCGGGAAGGGGACCCGTTGGAAATATTCGTAGACAGAGACGGGGAAGTCATCCTGAAAAAATACTCGCCAATTAGTGAATTGAGCGATTTTGCGAAAGAATATGCCGAAGCATTATATGACAGCCTTGGCAATCCGGTTCTTATTTGTGACAGGGATACCTATATTGCTATGGCGGGTGGATCCAAAAAGGATTTCCTAAATAAAAATATTAGTGACCTTGTTGAAAAAACAATGGAAGACCGTTCATCTGTTCTCGTAACCCAGCAGGGAACCATTGCCCTTACTGATGGCAATGAAGAATCGATTTCCTCTTATACCATTGGACCCATCATTGCCAATGGAGACCCGATAGGAGCCGTTATTATTTTTTCTAAAGAAGGAACACTTGGAGAAGTCGAGCAAAAAGCAGTTGAAACGGCAGCTGGCTTCCTTGCGAGGCAAATGGAACAATAA
- the mfd gene encoding transcription-repair coupling factor, with product MEGLTTLFLKQEDIQSIISGLKGGLREQLVAGLSGSSRTVMVAAIHNQTKRPVLLVTHNLLQAQKLYDDLVNLIDEREVYLFPANELIAAEMSIASPELRAQRIEVLNNWSNGVNGILVTPVAGLRKILPPVDVWSKYKMLIQLGEDIDIDELLLDFVRMGYIRSEMVATPGEFSVRGGIVDIFPLTEADPIRIEFFDTEVESIRTFSLEDQRSKKKLSKAVIGPANEIPLEEANYIRLYEKLKAQLGASLKKIKDEKAKQQLSQNISFELEQFKNGQRTDDIFKYVSLAYESQASLLDYFPANGLIVVDEVSRVHEMNESLDKEEAEWYTSLLSEGKIVHDLLLSHNAQELFQTSKKPVLYLSLFLRHVANTSPQNIINLSSRQMQNFHGQMHLLKTELERWRKGGYSVVFLGPDKERVDKLQRVLGDYEIEAGLAERTSKLLPGTVQIIPGSLQGGFELPMQRLAVITEEELFNKRPKRSRQRQKLSNAERLKSYSELKIGDYVVHINHGIGKYLGIETLVINGVHKDYLHIRYQGSDKLYVPVEQIDLVQKYVGSEGKEPKIYKLGGSDWKRVKKKVESSVQDIADDLIKLYAEREAAVGYAFSPDGEMQREFEASFPYQETEDQLRSIHEIKYDMEKLRPMDRLLCGDVGYGKTEVAIRAAFKAIADGKQVAFLVPTTILAQQHYETVRERFQDYPINIGLLSRFRSRKQQTETLKGLKAGTVDIVIGTHRLLSKDVVYRDIGLLIIDEEQRFGVTHKEKIKQLKTNVDVLTLTATPIPRTLHMSMLGVRDLSVIETPPENRFPIQTYVMEYNGALVKEAIERELARDGQVYFLYNRVEDIERKAEEISMLVPDARVTYAHGQMSENELESVMISFLAGDFDVLVSTTIIETGVDIPNVNTLIVHDADRMGLSQLYQLRGRVGRSNRIAYAYFTYRKDKVLNEVAEKRLHAIKEFTELGSGFKIAMRDLSIRGAGNLLGAQQHGFIDSVGFDLYSQMLKEAIEERQSTGKEQVAQTIEIDVEIDAYIPESYIRDGHQKIEMYKRFRGASELGEIEELEAEMKDRFGEYPDEVAYLFQVAEIKVHGRRAGIESIKQTKDIITLLLSERSVTEIPGDKIIGVTEPYGRAAGFEMDGKKFKINLNKKGMDTAVWLHAIYQMTKGLDDAHTNTMASKKSVH from the coding sequence ATGGAAGGCCTAACAACCTTGTTCCTCAAGCAGGAGGACATACAATCAATTATTAGCGGTTTGAAAGGCGGCTTGAGGGAACAGCTGGTAGCGGGCTTGTCTGGATCATCCAGGACAGTTATGGTTGCGGCAATTCACAACCAAACAAAAAGGCCAGTTCTCCTTGTCACCCATAACTTACTGCAAGCTCAAAAATTATATGATGATCTAGTTAATCTTATAGATGAGAGGGAGGTTTATTTATTTCCGGCAAATGAGCTAATTGCTGCGGAAATGAGTATCGCCAGTCCGGAACTTCGCGCCCAAAGGATAGAAGTGTTAAACAATTGGAGCAATGGTGTGAACGGAATATTAGTTACACCTGTAGCGGGATTAAGAAAAATACTCCCCCCTGTCGACGTTTGGTCCAAGTACAAGATGCTGATTCAATTAGGTGAAGATATTGACATAGATGAACTGTTGCTGGATTTTGTTAGAATGGGATATATTCGCTCAGAGATGGTTGCAACACCTGGGGAATTCAGTGTCCGGGGCGGAATTGTCGATATCTTTCCTCTGACAGAGGCCGATCCCATTAGAATTGAATTTTTTGATACTGAGGTAGAGTCAATCCGAACATTCTCTCTTGAGGATCAAAGGTCAAAGAAGAAGTTATCCAAAGCAGTTATTGGACCTGCCAATGAAATACCGTTAGAGGAAGCGAATTATATAAGGCTTTATGAAAAACTTAAGGCTCAATTAGGAGCGAGCCTTAAAAAAATAAAGGATGAAAAAGCAAAACAGCAGCTTTCCCAAAATATATCATTTGAATTGGAGCAATTTAAAAACGGGCAGCGTACGGATGATATTTTTAAATATGTATCGCTTGCATACGAATCCCAAGCTAGTTTACTAGATTATTTCCCTGCCAATGGGCTAATTGTGGTCGATGAGGTCAGCAGGGTTCACGAAATGAATGAAAGCCTTGATAAAGAAGAGGCAGAATGGTACACATCTCTTCTTAGTGAAGGTAAAATTGTTCATGACTTATTGCTTTCCCATAACGCTCAAGAGTTGTTCCAGACTTCAAAAAAACCAGTTTTGTACCTATCGCTTTTTCTTCGGCATGTAGCTAATACCAGTCCGCAGAATATAATCAATCTTTCCAGCAGGCAAATGCAAAATTTCCATGGACAAATGCACCTGCTTAAGACGGAATTGGAACGCTGGAGAAAGGGAGGCTACTCAGTTGTTTTCCTTGGCCCTGACAAAGAAAGAGTAGATAAGCTGCAGCGTGTCCTCGGTGACTATGAAATTGAAGCAGGCCTTGCAGAAAGGACAAGCAAACTGTTGCCCGGAACTGTACAGATTATTCCAGGAAGCCTGCAAGGCGGCTTTGAACTTCCGATGCAGCGGCTCGCAGTTATTACCGAAGAGGAATTATTCAATAAGCGGCCAAAGCGGTCTCGCCAGCGGCAAAAATTATCAAATGCAGAGCGGCTAAAAAGTTACTCGGAGCTTAAGATTGGTGACTATGTTGTCCATATAAACCATGGGATTGGAAAGTATCTTGGAATAGAGACCCTGGTCATTAACGGGGTTCATAAGGATTATTTGCATATCCGTTATCAGGGGTCAGATAAGCTTTATGTTCCTGTTGAACAAATAGACCTAGTCCAAAAATATGTTGGTTCTGAAGGCAAGGAACCTAAAATTTATAAGCTTGGCGGAAGTGACTGGAAAAGGGTTAAGAAAAAGGTTGAGTCATCCGTTCAGGATATTGCAGATGATCTTATTAAGCTTTACGCAGAGCGTGAAGCTGCCGTAGGCTATGCCTTCAGCCCCGATGGTGAAATGCAGCGTGAATTTGAGGCATCTTTCCCTTATCAGGAAACCGAAGATCAACTCCGTTCTATTCATGAAATTAAGTATGATATGGAGAAATTACGGCCAATGGATCGGCTTCTTTGTGGCGATGTTGGGTATGGAAAAACTGAAGTAGCCATTCGGGCAGCTTTTAAGGCTATTGCTGATGGAAAACAGGTTGCCTTTTTAGTACCGACAACAATATTGGCACAGCAGCATTACGAGACAGTGAGGGAACGATTTCAGGACTATCCAATAAATATCGGACTATTAAGCAGGTTCAGGTCCAGAAAGCAACAAACTGAAACGCTAAAGGGCCTGAAAGCTGGAACTGTTGATATTGTTATAGGAACGCACCGTCTCCTCTCAAAAGATGTCGTGTATAGGGATATCGGATTGTTAATTATTGATGAGGAACAACGGTTTGGTGTGACTCATAAAGAAAAAATCAAGCAATTGAAAACAAATGTTGACGTTCTGACATTAACTGCCACACCGATTCCTAGGACACTTCACATGTCAATGCTTGGGGTTAGGGATTTGTCCGTTATAGAAACGCCTCCGGAAAACCGTTTTCCGATACAGACATACGTAATGGAATATAATGGTGCACTCGTAAAAGAAGCGATTGAAAGAGAGCTTGCCAGGGATGGTCAAGTATATTTCCTTTATAATCGAGTAGAGGATATCGAACGTAAGGCAGAGGAGATTTCCATGTTAGTTCCAGATGCCCGAGTTACCTATGCACACGGCCAAATGTCCGAAAATGAATTGGAATCCGTAATGATCAGCTTTCTTGCCGGGGACTTTGATGTTTTGGTTAGCACGACAATTATTGAGACAGGAGTAGACATTCCAAATGTAAACACCTTAATTGTCCACGATGCCGACAGGATGGGGTTATCACAGCTGTATCAGTTGCGTGGGCGGGTAGGGCGTTCTAACCGGATTGCCTATGCTTACTTTACCTATAGGAAAGACAAGGTATTGAATGAAGTTGCTGAAAAAAGGCTTCATGCGATAAAGGAGTTCACAGAGCTAGGGTCGGGTTTCAAAATTGCTATGAGAGATTTATCCATCAGAGGAGCTGGTAACCTGTTAGGTGCCCAGCAGCATGGCTTTATAGATTCCGTCGGTTTTGACCTGTATTCACAGATGCTGAAGGAAGCAATTGAAGAAAGGCAGAGTACTGGAAAAGAACAGGTTGCACAAACAATCGAGATTGATGTGGAAATCGATGCCTATATCCCTGAATCCTATATTCGGGATGGCCATCAGAAGATTGAGATGTACAAACGATTCCGTGGAGCGTCCGAGCTTGGTGAAATAGAGGAACTGGAAGCAGAGATGAAAGACCGCTTTGGGGAGTATCCTGATGAAGTAGCATATCTGTTTCAGGTTGCAGAAATCAAAGTTCATGGACGAAGGGCTGGAATTGAATCCATTAAGCAAACCAAAGATATCATTACACTTCTTTTAAGCGAAAGATCAGTTACTGAAATCCCTGGTGATAAAATCATTGGTGTCACCGAGCCATATGGCCGCGCGGCTGGTTTTGAAATGGACGGGAAGAAGTTTAAAATCAATCTGAACAAAAAAGGAATGGATACTGCGGTTTGGCTGCATGCAATTTACCAAATGACAAAAGGCTTGGATGACGCACACACTAATACGATGGCGTCAAAAAAATCAGTCCATTAA
- a CDS encoding anti-sigma-F factor Fin family protein: MAIHYKCRHCGTELGSLDMMTADAIRLGLHALNQQERSQIVSYGENGDMEIKSICEDCQESLERNPELHQYDYLIH, encoded by the coding sequence ATGGCTATCCATTATAAATGCAGGCATTGTGGCACTGAGCTTGGCTCGCTTGACATGATGACAGCTGATGCGATCAGGCTTGGATTACATGCATTAAACCAACAGGAACGTTCTCAAATTGTTTCCTACGGTGAGAATGGTGATATGGAAATAAAGTCAATTTGTGAGGATTGTCAGGAATCCCTTGAAAGAAACCCCGAACTTCACCAATATGATTATTTGATTCACTGA
- the pth gene encoding aminoacyl-tRNA hydrolase, translating to MKLIVGLGNPGRQYAGTRHNVGFEVIALLAERLGIAMDQAKYKGLFGTGIHKGEKVLLLMPLTYMNLSGESIRAAMDFYKLDTEDLVVIYDDLDLPAGKIRLRQKGSPGGHNGIKSTVAHLGTQEFNRIRIGISRPPEGVAVTDYVLGRFGKEEEPFIEEAVHKGASACEAWLEKPFLQVMNEFNQ from the coding sequence ATGAAATTGATTGTTGGATTAGGCAATCCAGGCAGACAATACGCCGGTACCCGCCATAATGTAGGCTTTGAGGTAATTGCTTTATTGGCAGAACGCCTAGGTATCGCAATGGATCAAGCAAAGTATAAAGGTTTGTTTGGAACAGGTATACATAAAGGGGAAAAAGTGCTGCTTCTCATGCCTCTTACATATATGAACTTATCAGGGGAGTCAATTCGGGCTGCTATGGACTTTTATAAGCTGGATACTGAAGACCTCGTAGTCATTTATGATGACCTTGATTTACCCGCCGGGAAAATCAGGTTACGGCAAAAAGGAAGCCCAGGTGGTCATAACGGCATAAAGTCGACGGTTGCCCACCTTGGGACACAGGAATTCAACCGAATTAGGATTGGTATTAGCAGACCGCCTGAGGGGGTAGCGGTTACTGATTATGTATTGGGCCGTTTTGGCAAGGAAGAAGAACCGTTTATTGAGGAAGCTGTCCATAAGGGTGCCTCTGCATGTGAGGCCTGGCTTGAAAAGCCATTTTTGCAGGTTATGAATGAATTCAATCAATAG
- a CDS encoding 50S ribosomal protein L25/general stress protein Ctc translates to MSTTLLAKNRGGEQNLRPKQLRKQGDIPAVVYGSKVDSTPVYVSSAEFAKTLKEVGRNGVISLDIEGNKQDVIMTDYQKDTINNEILHADFLAVDKTSKISVDVNVVLTGDAAGVRDGGILQQPLFTVSITSTPENIPQSLEVDVTNLQVNEVLTIADLSSEGKFEFNHEGDEVIASILPPKVEEEINSGEQQDGGTPENEEGRETEPSGASKKEE, encoded by the coding sequence ATGAGCACAACTCTACTAGCTAAAAATCGCGGTGGGGAACAAAATTTACGGCCTAAGCAGCTGCGCAAACAAGGCGACATCCCGGCGGTTGTTTACGGATCAAAGGTAGATAGTACACCTGTTTATGTTAGTTCAGCGGAATTTGCCAAAACATTAAAAGAGGTTGGCAGAAACGGAGTCATCTCTCTGGATATTGAAGGCAATAAACAGGATGTAATTATGACTGATTATCAAAAAGACACGATCAACAATGAAATTCTTCATGCCGACTTTCTTGCAGTAGATAAAACATCAAAAATCAGTGTTGATGTCAATGTCGTTCTTACTGGTGACGCAGCAGGGGTAAGGGATGGCGGGATTCTTCAACAGCCGCTATTCACCGTATCTATTACAAGTACGCCGGAAAACATACCTCAATCCCTTGAAGTGGATGTAACGAATTTACAGGTAAACGAAGTCCTAACAATTGCGGATTTAAGTTCAGAAGGTAAATTTGAATTTAACCATGAGGGAGACGAAGTTATTGCCTCCATCCTTCCTCCAAAGGTAGAAGAAGAAATTAATAGTGGTGAGCAACAGGATGGTGGAACACCTGAAAATGAGGAAGGCAGAGAAACAGAACCTTCCGGAGCTTCTAAAAAAGAAGAATAG
- a CDS encoding ribose-phosphate diphosphokinase, which translates to MSNQYLDPNLKVFSLNSNYQLADEIAKVIGVELGKCSVTRFSDGEIQINIEESIRGCDVYVIQSTSAPVNENIMELLIMIDALKRASAKTINIVMPYYGYARQDRKARAREPITAKLVANLLETAGATRVITLDLHAPQIQGFFDIPIDHLMGVPILSEHFKSRDLKGDIVIVSPDHGGVTRARKMAERLKAPIAIIDKRRPRPNVAEVMNIVGNIEGKVAILIDDIIDTAGTITLAANALVENGAAAVYACCTHPVLSGPAIERIQNSKIKELVVTNSIELGEEKKIPKIQSLSVAPLIGEAIIRVHEEQSVSTLFD; encoded by the coding sequence ATGTCAAACCAATATTTAGATCCAAATTTAAAGGTGTTCAGCCTAAACTCAAATTATCAGCTGGCAGATGAGATTGCTAAGGTAATTGGAGTAGAGCTTGGTAAATGTTCAGTAACGCGTTTTAGTGACGGAGAAATTCAAATTAATATTGAAGAAAGTATCCGTGGCTGCGATGTATATGTAATTCAATCCACAAGTGCGCCAGTCAATGAGAATATTATGGAATTGTTGATTATGATTGATGCTCTAAAGCGCGCTTCGGCAAAAACAATTAATATTGTTATGCCTTATTATGGTTATGCCCGTCAGGATAGAAAGGCACGCGCTCGTGAACCTATCACTGCAAAGCTAGTCGCTAACCTGTTGGAGACGGCAGGTGCCACACGCGTTATTACTCTCGATTTGCATGCTCCGCAAATCCAGGGGTTCTTCGATATACCTATAGATCACTTAATGGGTGTTCCAATCCTGTCAGAGCATTTTAAAAGCAGGGATCTGAAAGGTGATATCGTCATTGTTTCCCCAGATCATGGCGGTGTTACCCGTGCCCGCAAAATGGCTGAACGATTGAAAGCCCCGATTGCCATCATTGATAAGCGCCGTCCGCGCCCAAATGTGGCAGAAGTAATGAATATCGTTGGTAATATCGAAGGCAAGGTAGCAATTCTTATTGACGATATTATTGACACAGCGGGTACCATTACGCTAGCAGCAAATGCACTTGTTGAGAATGGTGCGGCTGCAGTATATGCATGCTGTACCCATCCGGTTCTTTCCGGCCCTGCAATCGAACGGATCCAAAATTCAAAAATTAAGGAACTTGTCGTAACGAACTCGATTGAGCTGGGGGAGGAAAAGAAAATTCCTAAAATCCAATCCCTTTCAGTGGCACCTTTAATTGGCGAAGCCATTATCCGTGTCCATGAGGAACAATCCGTAAGTACTCTTTTTGATTAA